Proteins encoded by one window of Mariniplasma anaerobium:
- a CDS encoding NADH-quinone oxidoreductase subunit NuoE family protein translates to MNKENHICEKKLALFYTKINENKKIPGPLMPTLHDAQEIFGYIPLEIQKIISKELNESVAKINGVVTFYGNFSITPNGEHTVSVCLGTACYVRGSKNVMETLENELGIKDGQTTKDNKITLSSTRCIGACGLAPVFSVDSTIHGNASVSKVRDIIKELKEKNNEVA, encoded by the coding sequence ATGAATAAAGAAAATCACATTTGTGAAAAAAAGCTAGCTCTTTTTTATACGAAAATTAATGAAAACAAAAAAATTCCTGGTCCGCTTATGCCAACGCTTCATGATGCTCAGGAAATTTTCGGCTATATTCCTTTGGAAATCCAAAAGATTATAAGCAAGGAATTAAATGAAAGTGTAGCTAAAATTAATGGTGTTGTTACCTTTTATGGTAATTTTTCTATTACACCTAATGGTGAACATACAGTAAGTGTTTGTTTAGGAACTGCGTGTTATGTAAGAGGATCTAAGAACGTTATGGAAACTCTTGAAAACGAACTAGGCATTAAAGATGGACAAACGACTAAAGATAACAAAATAACTTTAAGTTCAACTAGATGTATTGGTGCATGTGGACTTGCTCCTGTTTTTTCTGTTGATTCCACAATTCACGGAAATGCATCAGTTAGTAAAGTAAGAGATATTATTAAAGAACTAAAGGAAAAAAACAATGAAGTTGCATGA
- a CDS encoding DUF1189 family protein: MFIYTYYRYAFQLSKFFEHVKEKWWKVLIFFFIVSLVSLFPMNLLIIQQDGWRLDFIEQSFVNQTPDWQLPDTCEITTSKLVCDTNESYIYEHDGITYIINYQETTYDTSKKQVLLLEDKIVYTNGQGEFMVGYDYKGFEDDVSFRALNLSIGEARDEMYASFGRQLESSFGTYIIFYTLLVNIVTNIALYALFVLIMSLVIQLFRFGYTSFMTYGQSMKLVVFAMGAPSLISFAVGFLEPSFSPVVFQFGMGIILMVVMLKYGKKTFQ, encoded by the coding sequence ATGTTTATATACACTTACTATCGATACGCATTTCAGTTATCGAAATTCTTCGAACATGTAAAAGAAAAATGGTGGAAAGTTTTAATATTCTTTTTCATTGTTAGTTTAGTTAGTTTATTTCCAATGAATTTATTAATTATTCAACAAGATGGTTGGAGATTGGATTTTATAGAACAAAGCTTTGTCAATCAAACTCCTGATTGGCAATTACCTGACACATGCGAAATTACAACAAGTAAACTGGTATGTGATACTAATGAATCATATATTTATGAGCATGATGGGATAACTTATATTATTAATTATCAAGAAACGACCTATGACACTTCAAAAAAACAAGTTTTGTTATTAGAAGATAAAATAGTTTACACTAATGGACAAGGGGAGTTTATGGTAGGCTATGATTATAAGGGATTTGAAGATGACGTTAGTTTTAGAGCTTTAAATTTATCTATTGGTGAAGCTAGAGATGAGATGTATGCATCTTTTGGTAGACAGCTAGAAAGTAGTTTTGGAACTTATATTATCTTTTATACATTACTGGTAAATATTGTTACAAATATTGCATTATATGCACTCTTTGTTTTAATTATGAGTCTAGTCATCCAATTATTTAGATTTGGATATACGAGTTTTATGACCTATGGTCAAAGTATGAAATTAGTCGTATTTGCGATGGGAGCGCCTAGCTTAATTAGTTTTGCAGTAGGGTTCTTGGAGCCAAGTTTTTCTCCAGTAGTATTCCAATTTGGTATGGGAATTATACTTATGGTAGTTATGCTTAAATATGGAAAAAAGACATTTCAATAA
- a CDS encoding alpha-amylase family glycosyl hydrolase, protein MKKLFIILSLLAIGISLTACVSNPVNPINPIDPTTYPLDELNPQQDVYYQIFVRSFADSDADGIGDLNGITANLDYLEDLGITALWLLPINPSPSYHGYDVTDYYDVNPDYGTLEDLENLIEEAELRDIKIVLDLVINHTSDRHPWYLSALTGEQSEYRDYYIFNNGSAYETFVGGMKDLNLENPVVVEEVYNIVDFYLEMGVHGFRLDAARHFIEGVNADWDSALFTMRLNAHMKQTYPESYVVSEVYVSRYETIADYYMGSDSLFNFPGQASILDKVGMENSRYLFARSFEQIYDAYREVDPDFIDAPFLGNHDMDRLASSQGFINNELKLKLASRILLTLPGNPFIYYGDELGMEGVRYEGTNIPGYGVVYDEYRRQPFLWGNTEYQTSWLPSDGSNNDTDTLVQQISNDDSLYHAYQEMIEIRKDNPALMYGNYYKPYNGNATQIQGYVRYYQYEDLEQAVLVIHNLTPDSYTVEASYRSFILGDSLTIGGYQTIILDIDPSEIEAYI, encoded by the coding sequence ATGAAAAAGTTATTTATAATTCTAAGCTTATTAGCTATTGGTATAAGTTTAACTGCGTGTGTAAGCAATCCAGTCAATCCTATTAATCCGATTGATCCAACAACATATCCTTTAGACGAATTAAATCCACAACAAGATGTATATTATCAAATATTTGTTAGAAGTTTTGCAGATAGTGATGCTGATGGCATTGGTGATTTAAATGGTATAACTGCAAATCTTGACTATTTAGAAGATTTAGGTATAACTGCATTGTGGTTATTACCTATCAATCCTTCTCCGTCATATCATGGATATGACGTGACAGATTATTATGACGTGAATCCTGATTATGGGACTTTAGAAGATTTAGAAAATTTAATTGAAGAAGCTGAATTGAGAGACATAAAGATTGTTTTAGATCTAGTTATTAACCACACATCTGATAGACATCCTTGGTATTTATCTGCATTAACAGGTGAACAAAGTGAATATAGAGACTATTATATATTTAATAATGGTAGTGCTTATGAAACTTTTGTTGGTGGAATGAAAGATTTAAATTTAGAAAACCCTGTAGTTGTTGAAGAAGTTTATAATATTGTGGATTTTTATTTAGAAATGGGAGTTCATGGATTTAGATTAGATGCTGCTAGACATTTTATAGAAGGTGTTAATGCAGATTGGGATAGTGCATTATTTACGATGCGATTAAATGCGCATATGAAACAAACTTATCCTGAAAGCTACGTTGTATCAGAAGTTTATGTTTCTAGATATGAAACGATTGCAGATTATTACATGGGATCTGATTCCTTATTTAATTTTCCTGGACAAGCTAGCATTTTAGATAAAGTTGGTATGGAAAACAGTAGATATCTATTTGCTAGATCATTTGAACAAATCTATGATGCTTATAGAGAAGTTGATCCTGATTTCATAGATGCACCTTTTTTAGGTAATCATGATATGGATAGACTAGCTTCTAGTCAAGGATTTATAAACAATGAGTTGAAACTCAAACTAGCATCTAGAATTTTATTAACACTTCCAGGTAATCCATTTATCTATTATGGTGATGAATTAGGCATGGAAGGTGTCAGATATGAGGGAACTAATATACCAGGCTATGGTGTTGTTTATGACGAATATAGAAGACAACCATTTTTATGGGGTAATACAGAATATCAAACTTCTTGGCTTCCTAGTGATGGGTCGAACAATGATACTGATACACTAGTACAACAGATAAGTAACGATGATTCTTTATATCATGCATATCAAGAAATGATAGAAATTAGAAAAGATAATCCAGCATTAATGTATGGTAATTATTACAAACCATATAATGGTAATGCAACACAGATTCAAGGATATGTAAGATATTATCAATACGAAGATTTAGAACAAGCAGTACTCGTTATCCACAATCTTACACCAGATTCATATACAGTAGAGGCATCTTATAGATCGTTTATTTTAGGAGACAGTCTAACTATTGGAGGATATCAAACGATTATATTAGATATCGATCCTAGTGAAATAGAGGCTTATATCTAA
- a CDS encoding RDD family protein — protein MVPSFEKRVRAFAIDTSAVTLSVILALFLGDYYKPLPFIVSGAAFFGFYFLPYILNKSHGQTLGKRVQRIQIVKLDDTNVELWRVFLRDLFKLTLSVGTFGIYLIVAFFVMSDKTSRTVHDYIFKTKVIDLEKPTGKYDGFNKTESMRKRGF, from the coding sequence ATGGTCCCATCATTTGAAAAAAGAGTAAGAGCTTTTGCCATTGATACATCGGCAGTAACACTTTCTGTAATTTTAGCGCTTTTTTTAGGTGACTATTATAAACCTTTACCCTTTATAGTCTCTGGGGCTGCCTTTTTTGGGTTTTATTTTTTACCGTATATACTAAACAAGTCACATGGACAAACTTTAGGTAAGAGAGTTCAACGCATTCAAATCGTAAAATTAGATGATACAAATGTTGAATTGTGGCGTGTTTTTTTAAGAGATTTATTTAAACTCACTTTAAGCGTTGGAACTTTTGGGATTTATCTGATTGTTGCGTTTTTTGTAATGTCAGATAAAACAAGTAGAACAGTTCATGATTATATTTTTAAAACTAAAGTTATTGATTTAGAAAAACCTACTGGTAAATATGATGGGTTTAATAAAACAGAGTCCATGAGAAAAAGAGGATTTTAA
- a CDS encoding immunoglobulin-like domain-containing protein, protein MRKILLTITFIIIMLGIYGCENTDLPITGIPTISNIEDITFTIGDETPNYLEDVTAYDHLGQMIVSINVDDSEVDYTQPGNYNVYYKVTDTQGSKITATITVTVKALDVEIDYIFPQFEGIKEITYYIGQDVPDYQSDITASDEIEGDLTDDIIYDEGLLDYEVAGVYPIHLVVYDGSGNRKTASFTITVIDNQQPLITGYNRIYYYIGEQLPDYLKLIDANDQEDGDLSELVLVDDTLVDLTTPGIYPLYYSVSDSFGYDVEQVVSVQVMENDNTHQTTDLNLYYINDTHGSILEDDSEMGLAKLGNVILDEYNTNPYETVFLSGGDLLQGNVLSNYFYGSSMIDMFNYMNLDVFTLGNHEFDWGVDVITEYFNPNTLGTQANYPLLGANVFYKDTEVRPDYIDAYAILNKGDLKIGVVGVIGEGIESSIAKSRIEDYEFADPTYWTSYYTELLRTEFDVDIVFAIIHDSDSYFNNSISSAQGDYKVDAIFNGHSHQTYVDIINGIPVIQSASNARALGHIEFSVNSNQEISAYQAENLNSYNDTRLNSEFPGLATLINTYVAQIEPLLNEVIIYSSRDYGKTELTEFMAKIIRQAAGSDVGIHNSGGTREVLNQGQAMTIGTTYEIFPFDNQIISAKILGVELISLLNNSSVEYSLREGLNVSDILPGAYYWVSTNDYVFGNYDAFQNYAELYKPGTVDRIAFEDELRRQAETSTEFIID, encoded by the coding sequence ATGAGAAAAATACTACTAACAATTACATTCATAATCATTATGCTAGGTATATATGGCTGTGAAAATACTGATCTACCAATTACAGGTATACCAACGATATCAAACATAGAAGATATCACTTTTACAATTGGAGATGAAACACCAAACTATTTAGAAGATGTTACAGCTTATGACCATTTAGGTCAAATGATTGTTTCCATCAATGTTGATGATAGTGAAGTTGATTATACTCAACCAGGAAACTATAATGTTTACTATAAAGTTACAGATACACAAGGTAGCAAAATAACTGCAACCATTACAGTTACAGTCAAAGCATTGGATGTAGAAATTGATTATATATTTCCACAATTCGAAGGTATAAAAGAAATTACATATTACATTGGACAAGATGTGCCTGATTATCAATCTGATATTACTGCATCTGATGAAATAGAAGGTGACTTAACAGATGACATCATTTATGATGAAGGTCTACTTGATTATGAAGTAGCTGGTGTATATCCAATACATCTTGTAGTCTATGATGGATCTGGAAACAGAAAAACAGCTTCATTTACCATTACAGTAATTGACAATCAACAACCATTGATTACTGGATATAATCGCATATACTATTACATAGGAGAACAATTACCTGATTATTTAAAACTTATTGATGCTAATGATCAAGAAGATGGGGATTTAAGCGAACTTGTTTTAGTTGATGATACACTGGTTGACCTTACCACACCAGGAATTTATCCTCTTTATTATAGTGTAAGTGATTCTTTTGGATATGATGTTGAACAAGTTGTTAGTGTGCAAGTCATGGAAAATGATAATACACATCAAACAACAGATTTGAATTTATATTATATAAATGATACACACGGTTCCATATTAGAAGATGATAGTGAAATGGGTTTAGCAAAACTTGGAAATGTTATATTAGATGAATATAACACAAATCCTTATGAAACAGTATTTTTAAGTGGTGGAGATTTACTCCAAGGTAATGTTTTATCAAATTATTTTTATGGTAGTTCGATGATTGATATGTTTAATTATATGAACTTAGATGTATTTACATTAGGTAACCATGAATTTGATTGGGGAGTTGATGTCATTACTGAGTATTTCAATCCTAACACGTTAGGAACACAAGCAAATTATCCTTTATTAGGCGCAAATGTGTTTTATAAAGACACAGAAGTAAGACCTGACTATATTGACGCATATGCAATTTTAAATAAAGGAGACTTGAAAATTGGAGTTGTAGGTGTAATTGGTGAAGGTATTGAATCATCTATTGCAAAAAGCAGAATAGAAGATTACGAGTTTGCAGATCCTACATATTGGACTTCATATTATACAGAACTACTTAGAACTGAATTTGATGTTGATATTGTCTTTGCGATTATTCATGACAGTGACTCATATTTTAATAATTCAATAAGTTCAGCTCAAGGTGATTATAAAGTTGATGCGATATTTAATGGACATTCACATCAAACATATGTTGATATCATAAATGGTATTCCCGTGATTCAATCAGCATCAAATGCCAGAGCATTAGGGCATATCGAATTTAGCGTTAATAGCAATCAAGAGATTAGTGCTTATCAAGCTGAAAACTTAAATTCTTATAATGATACTAGATTAAATAGTGAATTTCCAGGATTGGCTACTTTAATTAACACTTATGTGGCACAAATTGAGCCCCTATTAAATGAAGTTATTATATATTCATCTAGAGATTATGGAAAAACTGAGTTAACTGAATTTATGGCAAAAATTATTCGCCAAGCAGCTGGATCTGATGTAGGTATTCATAATTCCGGCGGAACTAGAGAAGTTTTAAATCAAGGGCAAGCAATGACAATTGGAACTACCTATGAAATATTCCCTTTTGATAATCAAATTATTTCAGCTAAAATATTAGGTGTTGAATTAATTAGTTTACTTAATAATTCAAGTGTTGAATATAGTTTAAGAGAAGGACTAAATGTATCAGATATTTTACCAGGGGCATATTATTGGGTTTCAACAAATGATTATGTATTTGGTAACTATGATGCGTTCCAAAATTATGCTGAGTTATACAAACCAGGTACAGTAGATAGAATTGCATTTGAAGATGAACTTAGAAGACAAGCTGAAACATCTACTGAATTTATAATAGATTAA
- a CDS encoding chromate transporter has protein sequence MKKEHILWELFWTFLKIGALTFGGGLAMMPIMRKEVVEKRNWVDDEDVLKILVISESTPGVFAINSATFIGYKIAKFRGSLLATLGVIIPSFIIISVISLFIIQFKEFKLVEYAFYGIQAGVAILIFRAALKLSRKIHFSLFSILIMSASILISLFTEISVLYILLFSALLAITFGYIESLKGAKADDSRAS, from the coding sequence ATGAAAAAAGAACATATTTTGTGGGAACTCTTTTGGACATTTTTAAAGATTGGCGCACTCACCTTTGGTGGCGGACTAGCTATGATGCCAATTATGAGAAAAGAAGTTGTCGAAAAAAGAAATTGGGTAGATGATGAAGATGTATTAAAAATCTTAGTAATCTCTGAATCCACACCAGGTGTATTTGCAATCAATTCAGCAACGTTTATTGGTTATAAAATCGCTAAGTTTAGAGGTAGTTTACTTGCAACTTTAGGTGTAATTATTCCATCTTTTATCATTATTTCTGTTATTTCACTATTTATCATCCAATTTAAAGAATTCAAACTTGTAGAATATGCATTTTATGGCATTCAAGCAGGTGTGGCAATTCTTATTTTTAGAGCTGCCTTAAAACTTTCTAGAAAAATACACTTCTCACTCTTCTCAATTTTAATTATGTCAGCATCTATTCTTATTTCATTATTCACTGAAATTAGTGTTTTATATATTTTATTATTCAGTGCACTACTTGCAATCACATTTGGTTATATAGAAAGTTTGAAGGGGGCGAAAGCAGATGATTCTCGAGCTTCTTAA
- a CDS encoding chromate transporter has protein sequence MILELLNLFWIFFKIGLFTFGGGYAMIPLIEEEIVGGGYITQGLLYDFIGIAESTPGPIAINMATFIGTNQHGVLGALAATIGVALPSFIIILLIATLGSKFLNSRIVNEAFKGLKPAVIGLILAVSFGLMVRGILPDIQFSKLIFAFSNFNYKNLIILGVVFIFVFARKKTSPVQIILISAILGMAVYLVF, from the coding sequence ATGATTCTCGAGCTTCTTAATCTCTTTTGGATTTTCTTTAAAATAGGACTTTTCACTTTTGGTGGAGGGTATGCTATGATTCCATTAATCGAGGAAGAAATTGTCGGTGGTGGATATATTACTCAAGGTCTTCTTTATGATTTCATAGGAATTGCAGAATCTACACCAGGACCTATCGCAATCAATATGGCAACTTTTATTGGGACAAATCAACATGGTGTTTTAGGTGCCTTAGCCGCAACCATCGGTGTTGCTCTTCCTAGTTTTATTATCATTTTATTAATCGCAACTCTAGGCAGTAAATTTCTAAACTCTAGAATTGTTAATGAGGCCTTTAAAGGTTTAAAGCCTGCAGTCATCGGATTAATTTTAGCTGTTTCATTTGGACTAATGGTGCGTGGTATATTACCTGATATCCAATTTTCAAAACTCATATTTGCCTTTTCAAACTTCAACTATAAAAATCTCATTATTTTAGGTGTTGTATTCATTTTTGTTTTTGCTAGAAAGAAAACATCTCCAGTTCAAATTATACTTATTTCCGCCATATTAGGTATGGCTGTATACTTGGTGTTTTAA
- a CDS encoding glycerophosphodiester phosphodiesterase family protein, translating into MKKNLTWLKEDLIAHRGLHQKDLSIPENTISAFKLAMEQGYSIEFDINILKDGTVVVFHDHDLKRCFGIDKSLDTLNYEDIKDLTYKNGDHIPLLSEVLAFVNGRVNLLIELKPQGDVVKLCEAFIKIIDEYKGVYAVFSFHPNVVHYLKKHKPNIIRGQISEFFKDNLEMSKFMKFLMKRLAFNRFTKPDFVSYGIYDMPNKYLDKYKKKGLTIISYAARSQDEFDFVKSHYDNVVFEYFIPKK; encoded by the coding sequence ATGAAAAAGAATCTCACTTGGCTTAAAGAAGATCTAATTGCTCATAGAGGTCTTCATCAAAAAGATTTAAGCATACCAGAAAATACAATATCCGCATTTAAACTTGCTATGGAGCAAGGTTATAGTATTGAGTTTGATATCAACATTTTAAAAGATGGAACTGTCGTTGTTTTTCATGATCATGATTTAAAAAGATGTTTTGGAATTGATAAATCTTTAGATACCCTAAACTATGAAGATATTAAAGATTTGACTTATAAAAACGGTGATCATATACCTTTATTATCTGAAGTATTAGCTTTTGTTAACGGTAGAGTAAATTTATTAATTGAGTTAAAACCTCAAGGTGATGTTGTTAAACTTTGCGAAGCTTTTATCAAAATCATTGATGAATACAAGGGTGTGTACGCTGTATTTAGTTTCCATCCAAACGTTGTGCACTATTTAAAAAAACATAAACCTAATATCATTAGAGGTCAAATATCAGAATTCTTTAAAGATAATTTAGAAATGTCTAAATTTATGAAATTTTTAATGAAGAGACTAGCGTTTAATCGCTTTACTAAACCAGATTTTGTGAGTTATGGAATTTATGATATGCCTAATAAATATTTAGATAAATACAAAAAAAAGGGTCTTACCATTATCAGTTATGCTGCTAGATCACAAGACGAGTTTGATTTTGTAAAATCACATTATGATAATGTTGTATTTGAATATTTTATACCAAAAAAATAA
- a CDS encoding LTA synthase family protein has translation MEKSKRQLVIRLYILIFSILAFLEAVFRLSIMGSLKLENFFRIFLFMNAYALILVFLIRLLPRKIVRYFSFILILCIVFFYFTQDLYYRVLSGFFSFSVIGDAHAGFAFLGKVFTNITWVHILYLVPVAIAVIYFRKYKSPYMPKQFLSYVSSKDLIFSILLTVSVFFVSVYTIPKTNSIITDSPYAYSSYDLYVENPSAFQTINKFGVLTYLQRDIVTTFNENDDIESIDEMISSYLDDRVEHQDNAYTGYFEGKNLILIMAESFDTYAIDPSLTPNIYEMQEHSWNFTQYYSPLYFRNTADTEFMSQTGLYAHKSVNLTMETFRENKFPNTLPGIFNDKGYGSYSFHNYTDYFYPRSEFHPNTLGYDEYYGAVALGMLEEQTGVVIHHDWQSDLDLANKTMDILKDKQEPFFTYMLTVSGHLPYNDNHPIGEKNINLIRQIFIDEGREMPIDDILYYHAANYELDLAVGALIDRLEEENMADDTVIMLYGDHYAYGLNQDDISDYDDTKDMDHLLSIQRVPMMIYHPDLVKEDKDEVFASIDIMPTIANLFNLDINYRQVFGKDIFSNQMRSVLFSNGSILTEDFLYNLEKDEITLFNDDYSLEEANLIINEYIYRIKINQWILEVDYFNEEDLEE, from the coding sequence ATGGAAAAAAGTAAACGTCAATTAGTTATTAGATTATACATCTTAATATTTTCAATATTAGCTTTTCTAGAAGCTGTTTTTCGTTTAAGTATCATGGGTTCATTAAAATTAGAGAATTTTTTTAGAATTTTCTTATTTATGAATGCGTATGCACTTATACTAGTTTTTTTAATTAGGTTGTTACCTAGAAAAATAGTTCGCTATTTTTCATTTATACTTATACTTTGTATCGTATTCTTTTATTTCACTCAAGATTTATATTATAGAGTGTTAAGCGGATTTTTCTCATTTTCAGTTATTGGTGATGCACATGCTGGGTTTGCGTTTTTAGGAAAAGTATTCACAAATATTACATGGGTTCATATTTTATACTTAGTGCCTGTTGCAATTGCGGTTATATATTTTAGAAAATATAAATCGCCATATATGCCTAAGCAATTCTTATCCTATGTTTCATCAAAAGATCTTATTTTCTCAATTCTATTAACTGTATCAGTATTTTTTGTATCAGTTTATACAATTCCAAAAACGAATTCAATTATAACTGATTCACCATATGCATACTCTAGTTATGATCTATATGTTGAAAATCCTAGTGCATTTCAAACAATTAATAAATTTGGAGTATTAACCTATCTTCAAAGAGATATTGTAACAACTTTTAATGAAAATGATGATATTGAATCAATTGATGAAATGATTTCATCTTATTTAGATGATAGAGTTGAGCATCAAGATAATGCATATACTGGTTATTTTGAAGGCAAAAATTTAATTTTAATTATGGCTGAATCATTTGATACATATGCAATTGATCCAAGTTTGACCCCAAATATATATGAGATGCAAGAACATAGTTGGAATTTCACACAATATTATTCACCGCTTTATTTTAGAAATACAGCAGACACAGAATTTATGAGTCAAACAGGACTTTATGCACATAAGAGTGTGAATTTAACTATGGAAACTTTTAGAGAAAATAAATTCCCTAATACTTTACCAGGTATTTTTAATGATAAAGGGTATGGTAGTTATTCATTTCACAATTATACAGATTATTTTTATCCTAGATCAGAATTTCATCCAAACACTTTAGGTTATGATGAATATTATGGTGCTGTAGCACTTGGTATGCTAGAAGAACAAACAGGTGTTGTCATACATCACGATTGGCAAAGTGATCTAGATTTAGCTAATAAAACAATGGATATATTAAAAGATAAACAAGAACCATTTTTCACTTATATGTTGACTGTTTCCGGACATTTACCATATAATGATAATCATCCTATCGGTGAAAAAAATATAAATTTAATTAGACAAATATTTATTGATGAAGGAAGAGAAATGCCAATTGATGATATCTTATATTATCATGCAGCTAATTATGAACTAGATCTTGCAGTTGGTGCTTTAATTGATAGATTAGAAGAAGAAAACATGGCTGATGATACAGTAATTATGCTTTATGGTGATCATTATGCATACGGCTTAAATCAAGATGATATCTCAGATTATGATGATACTAAAGATATGGATCATCTATTGTCAATTCAAAGAGTTCCAATGATGATATATCATCCGGACTTAGTAAAAGAAGATAAAGATGAAGTGTTTGCTTCTATTGATATTATGCCAACAATAGCAAATCTATTTAATTTAGATATCAATTATAGACAAGTTTTTGGTAAAGATATTTTTAGCAATCAGATGAGATCAGTTTTATTTTCAAATGGTAGTATTTTAACAGAAGACTTCTTATATAATCTTGAAAAAGATGAAATCACACTATTTAATGATGACTATTCGCTAGAAGAAGCAAATTTGATTATCAATGAATATATTTATAGAATTAAGATTAACCAGTGGATATTAGAAGTTGACTATTTTAATGAAGAAGACTTAGAAGAATAA